Proteins encoded by one window of candidate division KSB1 bacterium:
- a CDS encoding PP2C family protein-serine/threonine phosphatase, with protein sequence MSRYQKILITLGAVVIGGFFLSILFFPKTESIYKALSIGYFYAVTATIVFLLVHKLMASKLTVLPAGQQLIVRSLLYTIAISFAYLAGFVFQTIVLLPFQDVQNAVIDNAWKGFVYMISSLFKGETSEEMFSSEFQTISITFFAMIFLIGLVSIVGSFVEVRWQDNKKKRAIEQAELLTVKAQHERDMLEAENVRKTKELEEARDLQLSMLPKTIPKLPNLEIAVFMKPATEVGGDYYDFHLAGDNTLTIAIGDATGHGAKAGTMVTAAKSMFTVLTTDFEILEILQRINQTIRQMNLGNLYMSLTLAKFVGNQLQITSAGMPPTLVYRTREKKVEEIFLKSMPLGAHDHFPFKDQKIELYPGDTILLMTDGFPELFNPRKEIFDYTRAKQCFEEVAERSPQEIINHLFNSAENWRNDRPQEDDITFVALRFQKH encoded by the coding sequence ATGAGTCGATACCAAAAAATTCTTATTACTTTAGGAGCCGTCGTTATTGGCGGCTTCTTTTTATCTATTTTATTTTTTCCAAAAACGGAGTCTATCTACAAAGCACTCTCAATCGGTTATTTTTATGCAGTCACTGCAACCATTGTCTTTTTACTCGTCCATAAATTGATGGCCTCAAAATTAACGGTCTTACCAGCGGGACAGCAGTTGATTGTAAGAAGTTTGCTATACACCATAGCTATATCTTTTGCTTATCTAGCAGGTTTCGTTTTTCAAACCATCGTTCTTTTGCCCTTTCAAGATGTTCAAAATGCTGTCATTGATAATGCCTGGAAGGGATTTGTTTATATGATTTCTTCTTTATTCAAAGGAGAAACATCCGAAGAAATGTTTAGTTCCGAATTCCAAACCATTTCGATTACGTTCTTTGCCATGATTTTCTTAATCGGATTGGTTAGCATCGTCGGTAGTTTTGTGGAGGTCCGCTGGCAAGATAATAAGAAGAAGCGAGCGATCGAACAAGCTGAATTGCTGACGGTAAAAGCACAGCATGAACGGGATATGCTGGAAGCTGAAAATGTCAGGAAAACCAAAGAGCTTGAAGAAGCCCGGGATTTACAACTTTCCATGCTGCCTAAAACGATTCCGAAATTACCAAATCTTGAAATAGCTGTGTTCATGAAGCCCGCTACCGAAGTTGGAGGGGATTACTATGACTTTCATTTAGCCGGGGATAATACACTCACGATAGCTATCGGCGATGCGACAGGCCATGGCGCTAAAGCCGGAACGATGGTCACAGCCGCCAAAAGTATGTTTACTGTCCTGACAACAGATTTTGAAATTTTGGAAATACTCCAACGCATCAATCAAACGATTCGACAAATGAATTTGGGCAATTTATACATGTCCTTAACTTTAGCGAAATTCGTCGGAAATCAACTGCAAATCACCTCAGCCGGGATGCCGCCAACATTGGTTTATCGCACTCGCGAGAAGAAAGTTGAAGAGATTTTCCTGAAAAGTATGCCGTTGGGAGCGCATGATCATTTCCCTTTCAAAGATCAAAAAATTGAACTTTACCCCGGTGATACTATTTTACTCATGACAGATGGTTTCCCGGAGTTATTCAATCCAAGAAAAGAAATTTTTGATTATACCAGGGCTAAGCAATGCTTTGAGGAAGTTGCCGAACGATCACCCCAGGAAATTATAAACCATTTATTTAATTCAGCTGAAAATTGGAGAAATGACAGACCCCAGGAAGATGATATAACGTTCGTGGCGCTTCGTTTTCAGAAGCACTAA
- a CDS encoding histidine kinase has protein sequence MKKIYKILLLIFSVLMGGAFLSFVFLARTDLLAKAVAIGYFYAISIFSVFYMVHKIIAAKLSVFPYSQQLILRSFLYATAVCSAYLLGFVFQTFVLLPIDSINEAFVDSILKGFVYLVTSSFGAGRPTSLLSPELRAVSIPFFAMIFLIGMASLVGSFIEIRWQENKQKQALQSAELTALRSQIEPHFLFNSLNTIASFIRKDPVKSEQLVIQLSNILRYFFQGASQNLIELQRELQFTREYLNLLQARFGEMLQVKWQENVNGVTQNVPVLFMQPIIENSIRHGWQNKNQPFQISIEISEFDGKIRITISDNGSGIHEDILAKLPIDG, from the coding sequence TTGAAAAAAATCTACAAAATATTACTGCTTATTTTTTCTGTATTAATGGGTGGCGCCTTTCTATCCTTTGTCTTTTTAGCCAGAACCGATTTGCTAGCAAAAGCTGTTGCAATTGGCTATTTTTATGCAATTTCAATTTTTTCAGTTTTTTATATGGTCCACAAGATTATTGCTGCCAAACTTTCCGTTTTTCCGTATTCTCAACAACTTATTCTTAGAAGCTTTTTATATGCAACTGCAGTCTGCTCAGCTTATCTCCTGGGGTTTGTATTTCAAACTTTTGTTCTACTACCTATTGATTCGATTAACGAAGCGTTCGTCGACAGTATATTGAAGGGATTCGTGTATCTTGTGACATCTTCATTCGGGGCAGGCCGGCCAACTTCATTGCTTAGTCCGGAGTTGCGGGCAGTTTCAATACCTTTTTTTGCCATGATTTTTCTTATCGGAATGGCCAGCCTGGTGGGGAGTTTCATAGAAATTCGCTGGCAAGAAAACAAGCAAAAACAAGCGCTTCAAAGCGCCGAACTAACAGCTTTGCGATCTCAAATTGAACCTCATTTCCTGTTTAATTCACTTAATACCATTGCTTCTTTTATCCGAAAAGATCCGGTTAAATCGGAACAGTTGGTTATTCAACTGAGTAATATTTTGCGTTATTTTTTCCAGGGAGCATCGCAAAATTTAATCGAATTACAACGAGAGCTGCAATTTACCCGGGAATACCTGAACCTGCTTCAGGCCAGGTTTGGAGAAATGCTGCAAGTGAAATGGCAAGAGAATGTAAACGGCGTTACTCAAAATGTGCCGGTATTATTTATGCAACCGATCATTGAGAATTCGATTCGCCATGGCTGGCAAAACAAAAACCAACCCTTCCAGATAAGTATTGAAATTAGTGAATTTGATGGAAAAATTCGAATCACAATTTCTGATAATGGCAGTGGAATTCATGAGGATATTTTGGCTAAATTGCCAATCGACGGAC